The following coding sequences are from one Delphinus delphis chromosome 19, mDelDel1.2, whole genome shotgun sequence window:
- the COL1A1 gene encoding collagen alpha-1(I) chain, translating to MFSFVDLRLLLLLAATALLTHGQEEGQEEGQEEDIPPVTCVQNGLRYHDRDVWKPVPCQICVCDNGNVLCDDVICDEIKNCPNAKVPAGECCPVCPEGEASPTDQETTGVEGPKGDTGPRGPRGPAGPPGRDGIPGQPGLPGPPGPPGPPGPPGLGGNFAPQMSYGYDEKSTGISVPGPMGPSGPRGLPGPPGTPGPQGFQGPPGEPGEPGASGPMGPRGPPGPPGKNGDDGEAGKPGRPGERGPPGPQGARGLPGTAGLPGMKGHRGFSGLDGAKGDAGPAGPKGEPGSPGENGAPGQMGPRGLPGERGRPGAPGPAGARGNDGATGAAGPPGSTGPAGPPGFPGAVGAKGEAGPQGSRGSEGPQGVRGEPGPPGPAGATGPAGNPGTDGQPGAKGANGAPGIAGAPGFPGARGPSGPQGPSGPPGPKGNSGEPGAPGNKGDTGAKGEPGPTGIQGPPGPAGEEGKRGARGEPGPAGLPGPPGERGGPGSRGFPGADGLAGPKGPAGERGAPGPAGPKGSPGEAGRPGEAGLPGAKGLTGSPGSPGPDGKTGPPGPAGQDGRPGPPGPPGSRGQAGVMGFPGPKGAAGEPGKAGERGVPGPPGAAGPAGKDGEAGAQGPPGPAGPAGERGEQGPAGSPGFQGLPGPSGPPGEAGKPGEQGAPGDIGAPGPSGARGERGFPGERGVQGPSGPAGPRGSNGAPGNDGAKGDAGAPGAPGNQGAPGLQGMPGERGAAGLPGPKGDRGDAGPKGADGAPGKDGVRGLTGPIGPPGPAGAPGDKGETGPSGPAGPTGARGAPGDRGEPGPPGPAGFAGPPGADGQPGAKGEPGDAGAKGDAGAPGSAGPTGPPGPIGNVGAPGPKGARGSAGPPGATGFPGAAGRVGPPGPSGNAGPPGPSGPAGKEGSKGPRGETGPAGRAGEVGPPGPPGPAGEKGAPGADGPAGSPGSPGPQGIAGQRGVVGLPGQRGERGFPGLPGPSGEPGKQGPSGASGERGPPGPMGPPGLAGPPGESGREGAPGAEGSPGRDGSPGPKGDRGETGPAGPPGAPGSPGAPGPVGPAGKSGDRGETGPAGPAGPIGPAGARGPTGPQGPRGDKGETGEQGDRGIKGHRGFSGLQGPPGPPGSPGEQGPSGASGPAGPRGPPGSAGTPGKDGLNGLPGPIGPPGPRGRTGDAGPAGPPGPPGPPGPPGPPSGGYDFSFLPQPPQEKAQDGGRYYRADDANVVRDRDLEVDTTLKSLSQQIENIRSPEGSRKNPARTCRDLKMCHSDWKSGEYWIDPNQGCNLDAIKVFCNMETGETCVYPTQPSVAQKNWYISKNSKDKRHVWYGESMTGGFQFEYGGQGSDPADVAIQLTFLRLMSTEASQNITYHCKNSVAYMDQQTGNLKKALLLQGSNEIEIRAEGNSRFTYSVTYDGCTSHTGAWGKTVIEYKTTKTSRLPIIDVAPLDVGAPDQEFGIDVGPVCFL from the exons ATGTTCAGCTTTGTGGACCTCCGGCTCCTGCTCCTCTTAGCGGCCACCGCCCTCCTGACGCACGGCCAAGAGGAGGGCCAAGAAGAAGGCCAAGAAGAAGACA TCCCACCAGTCACCTGCGTACAGAACGGCCTCAGGTACCATGACCGAGACGTGTGGAAACCCGTGCCCTGCCAGATCTGTGTCTGCGACAACGGCAACGTGTTGTGCGATGACGTGATCTGCGACGAAATCAAGAACTGTCCCAACGCCAAAGTCCCCGCGGGCGAGTGCTGCCCCGTCTGCCCGGAAGGCGAGG CGTCACCCACGGACCAAGAAACCACTGGAGTCGAG GGACCCAAAGGAGACACTGGCCCCCGAGGCCCAAGG GGACCCGCTGGCCCCCCTGGCCGAGATGGCATTCCTGGACAACCTGGACTTCCCGGACCCCCCGGACCCCCAGGACCTCCCGGACCCCCTGGCCTCGGAGGA AACTTTGCTCCCCAGATGTCTTATGGCTATGATGAGAAATCAACAGGAATTTCTGTGCCTGGCCCCATG GGTCCTTCTGGTCCTCGTGGTCTCCCTGGCCCCCCTGGCACACCT GGTCCCCAAGGTTTCCAAGGCCCCCCTGGTGAACCTGGCGAGCCTGGAGCCTCA GGTCCCATGGGTCCCCGTGGTCCCCCTGGCCCCCCTGGCAAGAACGGAGATGAT ggTGAAGCTGGAAAGCCTGGTCGTCCTGGTGAGCGCGGGCCTCCTGGACCTCAG ggGGCCCGGGGATTGCCCGGAACGGCTGGCCTTCCTGGAATGAAGGGACACAGA GGTTTCAGTGGTTTGGATGGTGCCAAGGGAGATGCTGGTCCTGCTGGTCCCAAG GGTGAGCCTGGTAGCCCTGGTGAAAATGGAGCTCCTGGTCAGATG GGCCCCCGTGGTCTGCCTGGTGAGAGAGGTCGCCCTGGAGCCCCTGGCCCTGCT GGTGCTCGTGGAAATGATGGTGCTACTGGTGCTGCTGGACCCCCT GGTTCCACTGGCCCCGCTGGTCCTCCTGGTTTCCCTGGTGCTGTTGGTGCTAAG GGTGAAGCTGGTCCCCAAGGATCCCGAGGCTCTGAAGGTCCCCAAGGTGTGCGTGGCGAGCCCGGCCCCCCTGGCCCTGCTGGTGCCACTGGCCCTGCT GGAAACCCTGGTACTGATGGACAGCCTGGTGCTAAAGGTGCCAAT GGCGCTCCTGGTATTGCTGGTGCTCCTGGCTTCCCGGGTGCCCGAGGCCCCTCTGGACCCCAGGGTCCCAGCGGCCCACCTGGTCCCAAGGGTAACAGC GGTGAACCTGGTGCTCCTGGCAACAAAGGAGACACTGGCGCCAAGGGAGAGCCC GGCCCCACTGGTATTCAAGGTCCCCCTGGCCCTGCTGGGGAAGAAGGAAAGCGAGGAGCCCGAGGTGAACCCGGACCTGCTGGCCTGCCTGGACCCCCTGGCGAGCGT gGTGGACCCGGTAGCCGCGGTTTCCCTGGCGCAGATGGTCTTGCTGGTCCCAAG GGTCCCGCTGGCGAACGTGGTGCTCCTGGCCCTGCTGGCCCCAAAGGTTCTCCCGGTGAAGCTGGTCGCCCCGGTGAAGCTGGTCTGCCTGGTGCCAAG GGTCTGACTGGAAGCCCTGGCAGCCCTGGTCCTGATGGCAAAACTGGCCCCCCT GGTCCTGCTGGTCAAGATGGCCGCCCCGGACCCCCAGGCCCTCCTGGTAGCCGTGGTCAGGCCGGTGTGATGGGTTTCCCTGGGCCTAAAGGTGCTGCT GGAGAGCCCGGCAAGGCTGGAGAACGAGGCGTTCCTGGACCCCCCGGCGCTGCT ggtcctgctggcAAAGACGGAGAAGCTGGAGCCCAGGGACCTCCCGGACCTGCT GGCCCTGCTGGTGAGAGAGGTGAACAAGGCCCTGCTGGCTCCCCCGGATTCCAG GGTCTCCCTGGCCCTTCTGGTCCTCCTGGTGAAGCAGGCAAACCCGGTGAACAG GGTGCTCCTGGAGACATTGGTGCCCCCGGCCCCTCTGGAGCAAGA GGCGAGAGAGGTTTCCCCGGCGAGCGTGGTGTGCAAGGGCCCTCCGGTCCTGCAGGTCCCCGTGGATCCAACGGTGCCCCTGGCAATGATGGTGCTAAG GGCGATGCTGGTGCCCCTGGAGCCCCTGGTAACCAGGGCGCCCCTGGCCTTCAAGGAATGCCTGGTGAACGAGGTGCAGCAGGTCTCCCAGGCCCTAAGGGTGACAGA GGCGATGCTGGTCCCAAAGGTGCTGATGGTGCTCCTGGCAAAGACGGCGTCCGTGGTCTGACTGGTCCCATTGGTCCTCCTGGCCCCGCTGGTGCCCCTGGTGACAAG GGTGAAACTGGTCCTAGCGGCCCTGCTGGTCCCACTGGAGCTCGTGGTGCCCCC GGAGACCGTGGTGAGCCTGGTCCCCCCGGCCCTGCTGGCTTCGCTGGCCCCCCT ggtgCTGATGGCCAACCTGGTGCTAAAGGCGAACCTGGTGATGCTGGTGCTAAAGGCGATGCTGGTGCCCCTGGCAGTGCTGGACCCACTGGACCTCCCGGCCCCATT GGTAACGTTGGTGCTCCCGGACCCAAAGGTGCTCGTGGCAGCGCTGGTCCCCCT GGTGCTACTGGTTTCCCTGGTGCTGCTGGCCGAGTTGGTCCCCCTGGGCCCTCT GGAAATGCTGGACCCCCTGGACCTTCTGGTCCTGCTGGCAAAGAAGGCAGCAAAGGCCCCCGCGGTGAGACCGGCCCCGCTGGGCGTGCTGGGGAAGTCGGTCCTCCCGGTCCCCCTGGCCCCGCTGGTGAGAAAGGAGCCCCTGGTGCTGATGGACCTGCT GGCTCTCCTGGATCTCCCGGACCTCAGGGCATCGCTGGACAGCGTGGCGTGGTCGGCCTGCCCGGTCAGCGAGGAGAAAGAGGCTTCCCTGGTCTTCCTGGCCCCTCT GGTGAACCCGGCAAACAAGGTCCTTCTGGAGCAAGTGGTGAACGTGGCCCCCCTGGTCCCATGGGCCCCCCCGGATTGGCTGGACCCCCTGGCGAGTCTGGACGTGAG GGAGCCCCTGGTGCCGAAGGATCCCCTGGACGAGATGGTTCTCCGGGCCCCAAG GGTGACCGTGGTGAGACCGGCCCTGCTGGACCCCCTGGTGCTCCTGGTTCCCCTGGTGCCCCCGGCCCCGTCGGCCCTGCTGGCAAGAGCGGCGATCGTGGCGAGACT GGTCCTGCTGGTCCTGCTGGTCCCATTGGCCCCGCTGGTGCCCGCGGCCCCACC GGACCCCAAGGCCCCCGTGGTGACAAGGGTGAGACAGGCGAACAGGGCGACAGAGGCATTAAGGGTCACCGTGGCTTCTCTGGTCTCCAGGGTCCCCCTGGCCCTCCC GGCTCTCCTGGTGAGCAAGGTCCCTCCGGAGCTTCTGGTCCTGCTGGTCCCCGC GGTCCCCCTGGCTCCGCTGGTACTCCTGGCAAAGATGGACTCAACGGTCTCCCAGGCCCCATCGGTCCCCCTGGTCCTCGTGGTCGCACTGGTGATGCTGGTCCTGCT GGTCCCCCCGGCCCTCCCGGACCCCCTGGTCCCCCTGGTCCTCCCAGCGGTGGTTACGACTTCAGCTTCCTGCCCCAGCCACCTCAAGAGAAGGCTCAGGATGGTGGCCGCTACTACCGGGCCGATGATGCCAACGTGGTCCGTGACCGTGACCTCGAGGTGGACACCACTCTCAAGAGCCTGAGCCAGCAGATCGAGAACATCCGGAGCCCTGAAGGCAGCCGCAAGAACCCTGCCCGCACCTGCCGTGACCTCAAGATGTGCCACTCCGACTGGAAGAGCG GAGAATACTGGATTGACCCCAACCAGGGCTGCAACCTGGATGCCATCAAGGTCTTCTGCAACATGGAGACAGGCGAGACCTGCGTGTATCCCACTCAGCCCAGCGTGGCCCAGAAGAACTGGTACATCAGCAAGAACTCCAAGGACAAGAGGCACGTCTGGTACGGCGAGAGCATGACCGGCGGATTCCAG TTCGAGTACGGCGGCCAGGGCTCCGATCCTGCCGATGTGGCCATCCAGCTGACCTTCCTGCGCCTGATGTCCACTGAGGCCTCCCAGAACATCACCTACCACTGCAAGAACAGCGTGGCCTATATGGACCAGCAGACTGGCAACCTCAAGAAGGCTCTGCTCCTCCAGGGCTCCAACGAGATTGAGATCCGGGCCGAGGGCAACAGCCGCTTCACCTACAGCGTCACCTACGACGGCTGCACG AGTCACACCGGAGCCTGGGGCAAGACAGTGATCGAATACAAAACCACCAAGACCTCCCGCTTGCCCATCATCGATGTGGCCCCCTTGGACGTTGGCGCCCCAGACCAGGAATTCGGCATCGACGTTGGCCCTGTCTGCTTCCTGTAA